The proteins below come from a single Anaerolineales bacterium genomic window:
- a CDS encoding SIMPL domain-containing protein, whose protein sequence is MVTKRIFLVVAAFVVLAALSLFPSARVGEALAQGGTFDEPGVITVTGSAEIRVVPDEVVLTLGVESFAKDLKLATLDNDTRVAAVLKLAETFVIAAEQVKVDFITVEPHYVYNSGEVKYRDGYFVRKTIVFTLKDISKFDALLSAALNAGADYVHGIDFRTTELRKYRDQARDLAIKAAQEKAEALSGALGQTIGRPTSIQEYGAGWQSFYGSWWGRGNTNNISQNVIQSVSSDPAPEIEGTFAPGQIVISATVGVTFEMHTNAK, encoded by the coding sequence ATGGTTACCAAGCGTATTTTCCTTGTTGTAGCGGCATTTGTGGTGCTGGCTGCCCTCTCCCTGTTTCCCTCGGCGCGGGTGGGGGAAGCCCTTGCACAAGGGGGAACATTCGACGAACCGGGGGTGATTACCGTCACCGGAAGCGCCGAGATTCGCGTTGTCCCCGATGAGGTTGTTCTGACGTTGGGGGTAGAGAGTTTCGCCAAAGATTTAAAACTGGCGACATTAGATAACGATACGCGGGTGGCAGCGGTGCTGAAACTTGCCGAGACATTCGTCATTGCCGCCGAGCAAGTAAAAGTTGATTTCATCACTGTTGAACCGCACTACGTCTACAACAGCGGCGAGGTCAAATACCGCGATGGCTATTTTGTCCGAAAGACCATCGTCTTTACCTTGAAAGATATTTCAAAATTTGATGCGCTGCTCTCAGCAGCGCTTAACGCCGGCGCGGATTACGTCCATGGGATTGATTTCCGCACGACGGAACTGCGCAAGTACCGTGACCAAGCGCGGGATTTGGCTATCAAAGCGGCGCAGGAGAAGGCAGAAGCGCTTAGCGGGGCATTGGGACAGACGATTGGACGCCCCACCTCGATTCAAGAGTATGGCGCGGGGTGGCAGTCCTTTTATGGCTCATGGTGGGGGAGAGGAAACACAAATAACATAAGTCAAAACGTGATTCAATCGGTGAGCAGCGATCCTGCCCCCGAAATCGAGGGGACATTTGCGCCGGGGCAGATCGTCATCAGCGCGACGGTGGGCGTCACCTTTGAGATGCACACAAACGCCAAATAG
- a CDS encoding RidA family protein — protein MSIITHNPVGLYPQYTCYNHAVEITSGARLLIISGLNGYLADGQTMPETFEEQGEIIWQYLGAILASAGMTYTNLISVRTYLASPEYDDANVRLRKKYLGTHAITLTVVCAQLLDPRWKLEVEAMAAG, from the coding sequence ATGTCCATCATCACTCACAACCCAGTGGGGCTGTATCCCCAGTACACCTGTTACAACCATGCTGTTGAAATCACGAGCGGCGCACGCCTTCTGATTATCAGTGGACTCAACGGTTATTTAGCGGATGGGCAAACGATGCCCGAAACCTTTGAGGAACAAGGTGAGATCATCTGGCAGTATTTGGGGGCAATTCTTGCCTCGGCAGGGATGACCTACACAAATTTGATCTCGGTCAGAACCTATCTGGCAAGCCCGGAGTACGATGACGCTAATGTCCGGCTGCGGAAAAAGTATTTAGGGACGCACGCCATAACCCTAACTGTCGTCTGTGCGCAGCTTCTTGACCCACGCTGGAAGTTAGAGGTAGAGGCGATGGCGGCAGGGTGA
- the solA gene encoding N-methyl-L-tryptophan oxidase, which translates to MMGTSAGSFDVIVIGLGVVGSAAAYQLARSGVGVVGLEQFHPNHTFGSSHGESRIIRYAYDTPLYIQWVREAYLAWAAMEQDSERRLLHITGGYDFGNESIPTYAATRAAMSAEGVPFEVLTAEEVARRVPQFRPPPTMETLYQAETGVLIASECVHALAKMAARHGAALHYDTQVTRILPGADHVRVETTGGAFEAGSVIMAAGAWMSGLLRGLDLALPFQPTREQVVYFDTRAGYRLGELPVFIGHDGFFYGLPDVRGSGMKVGVHCNHEDTDPDAVKRSGDPAYAERVAAFVRAYLPAVDTSVKEMRVCLYTMTPDSHFLLDRHPAYPNVILASPCSGHGFKFGILSGKVAAQLARGETPTLPIDALSVRRFTL; encoded by the coding sequence ATGATGGGTACATCCGCTGGGTCATTTGATGTGATTGTCATTGGTTTAGGCGTTGTTGGCTCAGCGGCAGCCTATCAGCTTGCCCGCAGCGGAGTCGGCGTGGTTGGACTGGAGCAGTTCCACCCTAATCACACCTTTGGCAGTTCGCACGGCGAATCGCGGATCATCCGTTATGCCTATGACACGCCCCTATACATCCAATGGGTGCGCGAGGCATATCTGGCGTGGGCAGCCATGGAACAGGATTCCGAGCGGCGGCTACTGCATATCACCGGCGGCTACGATTTCGGCAATGAGTCGATTCCCACGTATGCAGCAACGCGGGCAGCAATGAGTGCCGAAGGCGTCCCCTTCGAGGTCTTGACGGCTGAGGAGGTGGCACGGCGCGTCCCGCAGTTTCGCCCTCCACCAACCATGGAGACCCTCTACCAAGCGGAAACGGGTGTCCTGATCGCCTCGGAGTGCGTCCATGCGCTGGCGAAAATGGCGGCACGACATGGCGCGGCGCTCCATTACGACACACAGGTGACGCGCATCCTCCCCGGCGCCGATCATGTCCGCGTGGAGACGACGGGCGGAGCGTTCGAGGCGGGATCGGTGATCATGGCAGCGGGAGCATGGATGAGCGGATTGTTGCGCGGGCTTGATCTGGCACTCCCTTTTCAGCCCACCCGCGAACAAGTTGTCTATTTTGATACCAGAGCGGGCTACCGGCTTGGCGAACTGCCCGTGTTTATTGGGCATGATGGCTTTTTCTATGGCTTGCCCGATGTGCGCGGAAGCGGGATGAAGGTTGGCGTTCACTGCAACCACGAAGATACCGATCCCGACGCCGTGAAACGGAGCGGCGACCCCGCCTATGCCGAACGGGTGGCGGCGTTCGTCCGGGCATACCTGCCCGCTGTCGATACCTCGGTGAAGGAGATGCGCGTCTGCCTCTACACAATGACGCCCGATTCCCATTTTCTGTTGGATCGTCACCCCGCCTATCCCAACGTGATCCTCGCCTCGCCTTGTTCGGGGCATGGGTTCAAGTTTGGGATTCTGAGTGGTAAAGTTGCCGCGCAGTTGGCGCGGGGGGAAACCCCAACCCTACCAATAGATGCCCTGTCAGTGCGGCGATTTACTCTCTAA